A window from Drosophila kikkawai strain 14028-0561.14 chromosome 2L, DkikHiC1v2, whole genome shotgun sequence encodes these proteins:
- the LOC108086194 gene encoding probable mitochondrial import inner membrane translocase subunit Tim17 1, whose amino-acid sequence MEDYSREPCPYRIVDDCGGAFAMGCIGGGIFQALKGFRNAPQGIGRRFSGSLSAIKAKSPVIAGNFAAWGAIFSVVDCSLVYMRQKEDPWNSIISGAVTGGVLSARKGVAAMAGSAIIGGTLLGLIESVGILFTRLSADHFRNPSPTTMDNPTDFAFAGASQANVSN is encoded by the coding sequence ATGGAGGACTACTCCCGGGAGCCGTGTCCCTATCGCATTGTTGACGACTGCGGTGGAGCCTTCGCCATGGGCTGCATAGGTGGTGGGATCTTTCAGGCCCTGAAGGGCTTCCGAAATGCACCCCAAGGCATCGGCAGGCGGTTTTCCGGGAGCTTGTCAGCCATAAAGGCCAAGTCGCCGGTGATTGCCGGAAATTTTGCGGCTTGGGGCGCCATCTTCAGCGTCGTAGATTGCAGCCTGGTGTATATGCGACAGAAGGAGGATCCTTGGAACTCGATCATAAGTGGAGCTGTCACCGGAGGCGTCCTGTCAGCCAGGAAAGGAGTGGCCGCCATGGCTGGGAGTGCCATTATCGGGGGCACACTGCTCGGTCTCATCGAGAGCGTGGGCATACTGTTTACCCGCCTGTCGGCGGATCATTTCCGGAATCCATCGCCAACAACCATGGATAACCCGACGGACTTTGCATTCGCCGGCGCCTCTCAGGCCAACGTCTCCAACTaa
- the LOC108086207 gene encoding uncharacterized protein — protein sequence MSGDQLIVSPLSLSFQAPIAHFQKRMITMINASGEDVIYRIQIDKDTVYSVTPMRGRVKSYDTTEVTVTLKPVKEDIPECSLVVRSIPLAMIAHTEEVDWNSTDVLIKLDPGKILQFEEEPITVHLQTDDLAKKKSKCQKKLLTPKAWLKGFLYILGMLAVIMAAYFGFNLKSGRIF from the exons ATGTCTGGCGATCAGTTAATTGTTTCTCCCTTAAGCCTGAGCTTCCAGGCTCCCATCGCGCACTTCCAAAAGCGAATGATAACGATGATCAATGCCAGTGGCGAGGATGTGATCTATCGCATCCAAATCGACAAGGACACCGTCTACAGTGTGACTCCAATGCGAGGCAGGGTGAAGTCTTACGATACCACCGAAGTAACTGTAACACTAAAGCCGGTTAAGGAGGATATTCCTGAGTGCTCTCTGGTTGTGAGGAGCATTCCACTGGCTATGATCGCACATACAGAGGAGGTGGACTGGAACTCTACCGATGTTCTGATCAAGTTGGATCCTGGGAAAATACTGCAATTCGAAGAAGAACCTATAACGGTGCACTTGCAAACCGATGATCTGGCCAAGAAAAAATCCAAGTGCCAGAAAAAGTTACTCACTCCCAAGGCCTGGCTCAAGGggtttctttatattttaggAATGTTAGCAGTGATTATGGCTG CTTATTTCGGGTTCAATTTAAAGTCGGGACGCATCTTTTGA
- the LOC108086203 gene encoding uncharacterized protein, whose protein sequence is MACKKKTKLWESITKDELQTTTQSMLEQGANGLKAIPIQKKKLLNFQSFRMEDPRYGTGAVEDCMEPPMLSTYRRQFSQPYPNRCKPITPKTGSPDVLFNRRPKNDFEFTTGLGSKFLDDHMHNLSEARKRVNFFRQLRNQSFLQY, encoded by the exons ATGGCCTGCAAAAAGAAGACCAAGCTGTGGGAGTCCATAACCAAGGATGAGCTGCAGACCACCACACAGTCAATGCTCGAGCAGGGCGCCAACGGTTTAAAGGCAATTCCCATACAAAAGAAGAAGCTGCTTAACTTTCAATCTTTCAGAATGGAAGA TCCCCGTTATGGAACAGGCGCCGTGGAAGACTGCATGGAACCCCCGATGCTATCCACCTATAGACGACAATTCTCGCAGCCTTATCCCAACCGTTGCAAGCCGATTACCCCAAAGACAGGATCTCCTGATGTATTGTTTAACCGAAGGCCCAAGAATGATTTTGAGTTTACAACTGGACTGGGCTCCAAGTTCCTGGACGATCACATGCACAATCTGTCCGAGGCTCGCAAGCGGGTTAACTTTTTCAGGCAGTTGAG AAATCAGTCATTTCTTCAGTATTAG